In Nocardia sputorum, a single genomic region encodes these proteins:
- the uca gene encoding urea carboxylase gives MSLEFDTVLVANRGEIACRIVRTARALGLKTVAVYSDADVSAAHVEMADVAVRLGPGPAAESYLRADLVVEAALTAGAGAIHPGYGFLSENADFATAVEQAGIAFVGPTPEQLRVFGDKHTARTAARAVGVPLIPGSDLLESADHAVAEAERIGFPVMLKAVGGGGGIGMQACFGPDKVRAAYERVQRIAAANFGSAGVFLERFVARARHVEVQLFGDGHGRVVSLGTRDCSLQRRNQKVIEEAPAPGLGAELSERLLAASRELARSVGYRSAGTVEFVYDADSGAASFLEMNTRLQVEHPVTEAVTGVDLVEWMLRLAGGDTSMVDEQPERGPAITGHAVEARVYAEDPGHDYRPSAGLITAAHFPDDVRVDTWVATGSEVSPYYDPLLAKVISTGESRTDAFAALRTALAETRIYGVQTNLPQVRRAAADGRVLRTEHTTTTLAEIRPVGRRIDVLRGGTMTTVQDYPGRIGLWEVGIPPSGPMDDLSFTLANTAVGNPVGVPALECTLQGPQLRFSDTTVVCVTGAPAPVTVDGRPVAMWEPVTVAAGALLDIGAPADTGLRTYLAVRGGIDAPLYHGSAATFTLGGFGGVTGKAVATGDVLGIASVDAGALGAPAAVPAGDRPTFTHDWQLAVGVGPQTAPAYFTDADMTQFCTHPWRVGSHANRTGIRLEGPKPAWSRSDGGEAGLHPSNLHDNPYSVGALNVSGDTPILLGPDGPSLGGFACPLTVVSAHRWRMGQLRPGDTVRFVPVDDDKAAALRASDGSRVPDLPTGSPAALRDRGVLGGIEASPDRPRVRYLRGGDDNVLVEYGEMVLDLGLRMRVHALSEALAGVRLPGILDVTPGVRSLHIHFDPEVLPHYRLLGTLAELEAELPATTDLVVPSRTIRLPLSFDDPSIAEAIDRYRSGVRDTAPWLPSNTEFIRRINGLDSVDDVRATVFDAEYLVLGLGDVYLGAPLAVPLDPRHRLVTTKYNPARTWTPSDAVGIGGKYLCVYGMASPGGYQLIGRTVPIWSSYRQSAPFEAGTPWLFRFFDRIVWEPVGAEQLLEYRAAAAAGRFDAEVSEGSFALADHLRLLRTEAGAIAEFEARQAAAFEAEKDAWRAAGEFERGAVAPAAAPIHDPLAGLPADATVVTAPMIGNVWRVEVEPGQRVTAGAAVAVLEAMKLELPVHSPAAGTVLKVLTTSGAKVEPGTPLVVIGAD, from the coding sequence GTGAGTCTGGAATTCGATACGGTGCTCGTCGCCAATCGCGGCGAGATCGCCTGCCGCATCGTGCGGACGGCCCGGGCACTGGGGCTGAAGACGGTCGCCGTGTACTCCGATGCCGATGTGAGCGCCGCGCACGTCGAGATGGCGGACGTCGCCGTGCGGCTGGGACCGGGCCCGGCGGCGGAGTCGTATCTGCGGGCCGACCTGGTGGTCGAGGCGGCGCTGACCGCCGGAGCCGGAGCCATTCATCCCGGCTACGGCTTTCTCTCGGAGAACGCCGATTTCGCCACCGCGGTCGAGCAGGCGGGCATCGCGTTCGTCGGGCCGACCCCCGAGCAGCTGCGCGTCTTCGGGGACAAGCACACCGCGCGCACAGCGGCGCGCGCGGTGGGCGTACCGCTCATCCCGGGCAGCGACCTGCTCGAATCGGCCGATCACGCGGTCGCGGAGGCGGAGCGGATCGGTTTTCCCGTGATGCTGAAGGCGGTCGGCGGCGGTGGCGGCATCGGCATGCAGGCATGCTTCGGCCCGGACAAGGTGCGCGCGGCCTACGAGCGGGTGCAGCGCATCGCGGCGGCGAACTTCGGGTCGGCGGGCGTCTTCCTGGAACGTTTCGTCGCGCGCGCCAGGCACGTCGAGGTGCAACTGTTCGGCGACGGCCACGGCCGCGTGGTCAGCCTCGGCACCAGAGACTGCTCGCTGCAACGCCGCAATCAGAAGGTGATCGAGGAGGCGCCCGCCCCGGGTCTCGGCGCGGAGCTGTCGGAGCGTCTGCTCGCCGCGTCCCGGGAGCTCGCCCGTTCGGTCGGATACCGCTCGGCCGGGACGGTGGAGTTCGTCTACGACGCCGACAGCGGCGCCGCGTCATTCCTGGAGATGAACACCCGGCTGCAGGTCGAGCATCCGGTCACCGAGGCGGTCACCGGCGTCGACCTGGTGGAATGGATGCTGCGCCTCGCCGGCGGCGACACCTCGATGGTCGATGAACAGCCCGAGCGGGGACCGGCGATCACCGGTCACGCGGTGGAGGCGCGGGTCTACGCGGAAGATCCCGGCCACGACTACCGCCCGAGCGCGGGTCTGATCACGGCCGCGCACTTCCCGGACGACGTCCGGGTGGACACGTGGGTCGCCACCGGCTCGGAGGTCAGCCCGTATTACGACCCGCTGCTGGCCAAGGTGATCAGCACCGGGGAGAGCCGAACGGACGCCTTCGCCGCACTGCGCACCGCACTCGCCGAGACCCGGATCTACGGCGTCCAGACGAATCTGCCGCAAGTCCGCCGAGCCGCGGCGGACGGCCGGGTGCTGCGCACCGAGCACACCACCACCACGCTGGCCGAGATCCGCCCGGTCGGCCGCCGCATCGACGTGCTGCGCGGCGGCACCATGACCACCGTGCAGGACTACCCCGGCCGGATCGGCCTGTGGGAGGTCGGCATTCCGCCGTCCGGCCCGATGGACGACCTCTCCTTCACCCTCGCCAACACCGCGGTCGGCAACCCGGTCGGCGTCCCCGCGCTCGAATGCACCTTGCAGGGCCCGCAATTGCGCTTCTCCGACACCACCGTCGTGTGCGTGACCGGCGCGCCCGCGCCGGTGACGGTGGACGGCCGTCCGGTGGCGATGTGGGAGCCGGTCACCGTGGCCGCGGGCGCGTTGCTGGACATCGGCGCACCCGCCGACACCGGCCTGCGCACCTATCTGGCGGTGCGCGGCGGCATCGATGCGCCGCTCTACCACGGCAGCGCGGCCACCTTCACCCTCGGCGGATTCGGCGGTGTGACCGGAAAGGCGGTGGCGACCGGCGACGTGCTCGGCATCGCCTCGGTGGACGCAGGCGCACTCGGCGCACCCGCCGCGGTGCCGGCGGGAGACCGGCCGACGTTCACCCACGACTGGCAGCTCGCGGTCGGCGTCGGTCCGCAGACCGCGCCCGCGTACTTCACCGACGCCGACATGACCCAGTTCTGCACACACCCGTGGCGGGTCGGCAGCCACGCCAACCGCACCGGCATCCGGCTGGAGGGCCCGAAACCTGCTTGGTCGCGCAGCGACGGCGGCGAGGCCGGGCTGCACCCGTCCAACCTGCACGACAACCCCTACAGCGTGGGCGCGTTGAACGTCTCCGGTGACACGCCCATCCTGCTCGGGCCCGACGGCCCCAGCCTCGGCGGCTTCGCCTGCCCGCTCACCGTGGTGTCCGCGCATCGCTGGCGGATGGGTCAGTTGCGTCCCGGCGACACCGTGCGGTTCGTGCCGGTCGACGACGACAAGGCGGCCGCGCTGCGCGCGTCCGACGGCAGCCGCGTGCCGGATCTGCCCACCGGTTCTCCCGCCGCGCTGCGGGATCGCGGCGTCCTCGGCGGAATCGAGGCGTCACCGGACCGGCCGCGGGTGCGATACCTGCGCGGCGGCGACGACAACGTCCTGGTCGAGTACGGCGAGATGGTGCTGGACCTCGGGCTGCGCATGCGGGTGCACGCGCTGTCCGAAGCCCTCGCGGGCGTCCGGCTGCCCGGCATCCTCGACGTCACCCCTGGCGTCCGCTCCCTGCACATCCACTTCGATCCCGAAGTGCTGCCGCACTATCGACTGCTCGGCACGCTGGCCGAACTCGAAGCCGAGCTGCCCGCCACGACCGATCTGGTGGTGCCGAGCCGCACCATCCGGTTGCCGCTGTCGTTCGACGACCCGTCCATCGCGGAAGCGATCGACCGTTACCGCAGCGGTGTGCGCGACACCGCGCCGTGGCTGCCGTCGAACACCGAGTTCATCCGCCGCATCAACGGGCTCGACAGCGTCGACGACGTGCGCGCCACGGTCTTCGACGCCGAGTATCTGGTACTGGGGCTCGGTGACGTGTATCTCGGTGCGCCGCTGGCGGTTCCGCTCGATCCGCGGCACCGCCTGGTCACCACCAAATACAACCCGGCGCGTACCTGGACCCCGTCGGATGCCGTCGGCATCGGAGGCAAGTACCTGTGCGTCTACGGGATGGCCTCGCCAGGCGGTTACCAGCTGATCGGCCGAACGGTGCCGATCTGGTCCAGCTATCGGCAGTCCGCGCCGTTCGAGGCGGGCACGCCCTGGCTGTTCCGGTTCTTCGATCGCATCGTCTGGGAACCGGTCGGCGCGGAGCAGTTGCTCGAATACCGCGCCGCGGCCGCCGCGGGCAGGTTCGACGCGGAGGTGAGCGAGGGCAGTTTCGCGCTCGCCGACCATCTGCGGTTGCTGCGCACCGAGGCAGGCGCGATCGCCGAGTTCGAAGCCAGGCAGGCCGCCGCGTTCGAGGCGGAGAAGGACGCGTGGCGGGCGGCGGGCGAGTTCGAACGCGGCGCCGTCGCGCCCGCCGCCGCACCCATCCACGACCCGCTGGCAGGGCTGCCCGCCGACGCGACCGTCGTCACCGCGCCGATGATCGGCAATGTCTGGCGGGTGGAAGTCGAGCCCGGGCAGCGGGTCACGGCGGGTGCGGCGGTGGCCGTCCTGGAGGCGATGAAGCTCGAACTACCTGTGCACAGCCCGGCCGCGGGCACCGTGCTGAAGGTCCTGACCACGTCCGGCGCCAAGGTGGAGCCGGGAACGCCCCTAGTAGTGATCGGAGCCGACTGA
- a CDS encoding GntR family transcriptional regulator: MSTRIATLADAAGKPLRDVVYAALRSELMNGDIKFGERLTEPKLSARFGISRTPVREALTVLCSDGLLQREEYGFSPVRPSIPLIRDLYELRITLELGGLQRAMTNPAVTHDRELLECERAAWLELRADPPEQEPGFVVRDEEFHVTLLTAAGNTEMVRALKAVNSRIRHVRMYDFMVNNRIETTIAEHLGILDAVLADDLPLAYRLLHTHIGESLDVVLERVTRAIAAMSLATD, encoded by the coding sequence ATGTCGACACGGATAGCGACCCTGGCGGACGCGGCGGGCAAACCGCTGCGCGACGTGGTGTACGCGGCGCTGCGCAGCGAGCTCATGAACGGAGACATCAAGTTCGGCGAACGGCTGACCGAACCGAAACTCTCCGCGCGCTTCGGCATCTCGCGCACGCCGGTCCGCGAAGCGCTGACCGTCCTGTGCTCGGATGGATTGCTGCAACGCGAAGAATACGGCTTCAGCCCGGTACGGCCGAGCATCCCACTGATCCGTGACCTGTACGAGCTGCGAATCACGCTGGAGCTGGGCGGTTTACAGCGCGCGATGACCAATCCCGCCGTCACGCACGACCGGGAACTCCTCGAATGTGAGCGCGCCGCCTGGCTGGAGCTGCGCGCCGACCCGCCGGAACAAGAACCCGGTTTCGTGGTGCGCGACGAGGAATTCCACGTCACCCTGCTCACCGCGGCGGGCAACACGGAGATGGTGCGGGCACTGAAGGCGGTGAATTCTCGCATCCGCCACGTACGGATGTACGACTTCATGGTCAACAACCGGATCGAGACCACCATCGCCGAGCATCTCGGAATTCTCGACGCCGTGCTGGCCGACGACCTCCCGCTCGCGTATCGGCTGCTGCACACGCACATCGGTGAATCGCTGGACGTGGTGCTCGAACGAGTCACCCGCGCGATCGCGGCGATGTCGCTGGCTACGGATTAG